In Sphingomonas oryzagri, the genomic stretch GATCGACTCGCGGCTCTTCTCGTCCCCACCACAGTCGCAAGCCTTGTCGCGCGCTGCCATTGTACCAAGGGGCAATTGGCGGGCACTCGTCCTCGGGCGAAAACGCTTCGTGGATAATCGTTTCTCGGAGAGGCGTTACATGAAGATCAAGGTGCTCGGGCTCGCGACTGTTGCCTGTGCGATGCTGGCCGTTCCGGCCACCGCCAAGGACATCACCGTGCAGATGAAGAACCAGGGTGCTGCGGGCATGATGGTGTTCGAGCCGAGCTTCGTGCAGGCGAATGTCGGCGACAAGGTGCATTTCGTGCCGACCGACAGCGGCCACAATGCCGAGCCGATCACCGGCATGCTGCCCGACGGCGTGAGCGAGCCGGCCGGCGCGATGGGCAAGGAATATGTCCTCACCATCTCCAAGCCCGGCCTCTACGGCATCAAGTGCAAGCCGCATTATTCGATGGGGATGGTCGCGCTGGTGAAGGCCGGCAAGGGCGCTTCGCCAAACGCCGCCGTCGCCGCCGCGGTGAAGCTGCCGCCGCTTGCCACCAAGCGGATGGCGCCGATGCTGGCGCAGGCGAAGTAGGATGGCCCTGCTGTTCGTGACCTATCCGGCGGGAGGCGGAAGCCGCTTCGACCGGGATTATTACGTCGCGACGCACCTGCCGCTGGTGGAGAAAGCATGGGGGCCGAGCGGGCTGCGCTCGGCCCGCGCCTATTTCCCGGCGAGCGAGGGGAGCGACCCCGTCGCTGTCGCGGTGCTGACCTTCGCCGAGGAGGCGGCGATCGGCGCGGCGCTCGCCTCCGATGCGACGGCCGGCGTGCTCGCCGACCTCGCCAATTTCACCGACATCGCGCCGGTGATCCAGCGCGGCACCGCGCCCTGACCTCGACAGAGGCGGAGCGCTTCCCCATCTAGGCCTCCGAACAGGAGACCTGCACATGGCCGACTATCGCAAGACCGCTGAAGCCGTCGCGGCGCTGACGCCCGAGCAATATCATATCACCCAGCAGGCTGGCACCGAGCGGCCGGGAACGGGCGCGCTCCTCTACAACAAGGAGCCGGGCATCTATGTCGATATCGTGTCGGGCGAGCCGCTGTTCGCGAGCAGCGACAAGTACGAATCCGGCTGCGGCTGGCCGAGCTTCACCAAGCCGATCGAACCCGCCAATGTCGCCGAGCTGCGCGACGTGTCGCACGGCATGATCCGTACCGAGGTCCGCTCGGCGCATGGCGACAGCCATCTCGGCCACGTCTTCCCCGATGGGCCGATCGATCGAGGTGGGCTGCGTTACTGCATCAATTCCGCCTCGCTCCGCTTCGTCCATCGCGACGACATGGAGGCGGAAGGCTACGGCGCCTATCTGCCGCAGGTGGAAGAGATCGGCTGAAATGGTTTCCGCCCGCGCTTTTCGCACGGGCGGAATGAGGGTTCGGAGCCGGCGGGCGGGAGAGGGACCGCTCGCCGGCTCCGATGCTGTACGGGCTATCAGGAGGCGGTGATGCGCGCCCGGTAGCTGTCCACCGCCTGCAGCAGGCCGGCGGCTTCGGCTGGCACGATGCCGGTGCGGATGTCGTGGCCGGTCTGGTCCTTCAGCTTGAAATCCCAGCTGTTGCCGCCGCTCGCCGCGATCTGGCGCATGGTCGCCTCGTCCACCTGGAACGCCATCGTTTTGGAGAGCGGGCATTCGAGATTGTTCTCGGTCGTCGGGCAGACGTCCGCGCCGTGACGCGCCTCGCTCAGCGCGACCTTCTGCAGGCCCTTGGGGCCGACATAATGCGCGTCGGTGTAATCACGCTGCAGGCCCCAGTAGCGCAGCGACTGGCGCACTTCATAGGTGGTCGCGCCGGTCTGCTTGTCGACGATCGCGCGCAGGTGATTGTCGTGGCCATACGGCTTCAGCAGCTTCCAGCCCTCGCGATGGGCCTTCTCGGTCGACAGTGTGGCGTGCGATTCCAGCCGGTCGTCGTGCAGCGTGGTGGCCTGCGCGAACTCCGTCGGCGACATGGCGAGGAGCGAGCGCGGGTGCGACGCCTCGGCATTGGCGACGGCGGGGATGGCGGCGGTCATGAGGGCGGCGAGAATGATCTTGTGCATAAGAAACTCTCCTTGAAGGGGAAGAAGGGCTCGTGGGATTATTCGGCGTGGGCGAGCCTGGACGCGCCGCCGGTCGCCGCGATTTGCGCGGTGTCGCACCTGGCGGGTTGGGCGTGGCTGCCGTAGACGGGCAGCTTGCCGCCGGGCAGGCTGTGCATCGTCTTGCAGCCGGTCTCCGCCGCGATCGGGCGATAGGCGGCGTGCGGGCTGCGGCCGGCGGTGGCGCCGTGGCCGGCCGGTTCGTGGGTCTGCGCGAAGGCCGCTGCCGGGAAGAGCAGGGCGACCGCGATGAAGCTCGTGCGGATCATCGGAAAGGGTCTCCGTGAGGCGGGATGCCTCGGTGATCCTGAGCTAGGGATCGGGGTTTGCCCGTCCGCCACGGGATTGTAAGAAATGATGTCCGCTGTTCGCTTGATGCTGCGCGTGGCGGCGCGTGTCCCTAGATCGGGCGGACCCGGCGCTGGGGCCGGACAAGGAGATGCTGTTGCTTTTCGCGAAGAAGGAGGGCCGGCCATGACCGCGCCCGCAATCGTGCTGGTCGAGGATGATCCGGCGCTGCGCACGCTCACCACGCGGGCGCTTCAGGAAAATGGCTATACGGTGCGCCCCTGCGCGACCGCGCCCGAAATGTGGCGCGCAATGGAGCAGGGGGCTGTCGATCTGGTGCTGCTCGACATCATGCTGCCGGGCACCAGCGGCATCGACCTGTGCCGCGCGCTGCGTCGCGAGAGCGAGGTGCCGATCATCTTCATCAGCGCCAAGGGCAGCGAGATGGACCGCGTCGTCGGCCTGGAGCTTGGCGCCGACGATTATCTGCCCAAGCCGTTCGGCACGCGCGAGCTGATCGCCCGCGTCCGCGCCGTGCTGCGCCGGGGCGGGATGGACGATCGCCGCACCGAGCGCGGGCAGGGCATCGCCGAGTTCGACGGCTTCACGCTCAACCTGCCACGGCGCGAGCTGCTCTCGCCGGGCGGCGCAGTGGTCGACCTGACCGGCGCCGAGTTCGACCTGCTGGTGGCGCTTGCCGATCACGCCCAGCGCGTAATCGCGCGCGAGCGGCTGATCGAGCTGTCGCGCACGCGCATGGGCGACAGCTCCGATCGATCGGTCGATGTGCTGGTCAGCCGCCTGCGCCGCAAGCTGTCGGGAGAGGGCCGCGAGGCTCCGATCATCACGGTGCGCGGCGTCGGCTACATGCTCAACGCGGCGGTGTCGCGCCGTTGAGGATATCGGTCGGCCTGCTCGGGCGCCTGCTCACCATCCTGCTGCTGACGCTGGCGGTGGAGTTCGTCGCCAGCACCTTCCTCTACGAGCGATCGAGCCGCGCGCTGATCCGCGACGACGAGGCGCATCGGCTGGCCGAGCATCTCGTCATCGCGCGCAAGCTCGTGTCCGATCGTCCGTGGGCGGAGCGGCCGGCGATGGCGGCGCGGCTGACCACCAACCGCTACGACATCCATTGGGCCGGGCAGACCCAGCTAGGCCCCGCCAACGGCACGACGCGCGGCGAGGCTTTCCACCGCGTGATCGATTGGGAACCGAGCCTCGCCGACAGCGATCTGCGCGTGCAACTGGTCGCGGTGGGGCGCCGCGCGCAGCTTTTCGGCGCGCTCAGACTGCAGGATGGCACGTGGCTGCGCTTTCGTGCGGAGGCGCCGATCGATGATGAACAACCCGGCTGGCACCGCATCCTCCTCGCTTTCCTGCCGGCTCTGGTTCTGCTCATCCTGAGCACCCTGCTGTTCCGCCACACGCTGCGACCGATGGGGATGCTGGCGCGCGCGGCGGGGCGGATCGGGCGCGGCAGCGGGCTGACACTCCCCGAAGCAGGGCCGGCCGAGGTGCGCCGCGTGATCCGCGCGTTCAACGCGATGCAGGCGCGCATCCACCAGCTCATCACCGACCGCACGCAGGCACTGGCCGCGGTCGGCCACGATCTGCGCACACCGCTCGCGCGGATGCAGCTGCGCACCGATTCCATCGCCGATCCGACACTGCGCCGCGCCTTCGAGGCGGACGTCGCCGAGATGGAGGCGATGGTCGGCTCGCTCCTCTCGTTCCTCGGCGGCGAGGACGATCCGGAGAAGCCGGTGCGCACCGATGTCGCGGTGATGGCCGCGACGATCGTCGATGATGCGGCCGACCGGGGCGGGGACGCGACCTATATCGGGCAGGATCATCTGGAGGCGAGCGTCCGCCCGGTCGGGTTGAAGCGTGCGATCGGCAACCTGGTCGAAAATGCCCTGCATTACGGCCATTGCGCGCGCGTCTCCGCGATGATCGACGGCGAAACGCTGGTCGTGCGGGTGGACGATGATGGCCCCGGCATCCCCGAGGATCAACTGGAGGCGGTGCTGCACCCCTTCTCCCGGCTCGATCCGGCGCGCAGTCGTAACACCAAGGGTCTCGGCCTCGGCCTCGCCATCGTCGTTCGCGCGGCGGAGGCGGAGGGGGGCACATTGCAGCTCGCGAACCGCCCCGAAGGCGGGCTGCGCGCCGAACTGAGGCTGCCACTGCGCTAGAATACCTCCGTCATTGCGAGCGTAGCGAAGCAATCCATGGCGGCGGCATGTGGATCGCCACGGCGCTGCGCGCCTCGCGATGACGATGGGGTTGCGCGTGCTGGCCGCCCCAGCAACGAACAGGCAAAACTTCCTTACATTCACGCGGCAACGCAGCAAAGGCGTGCCTCTATCTCCTCGGTCCATGCCGCACCTTTCTGCGGTGGTCCAAGGAGCTTTCCCATGAACGAACTGATCGGCCGCGTCTTCCGGTTCGAGAAGGACGTGTATTCGAGCCGCAGCGAGCTGTACGGCCATCTGGCGACCAACGGCCAGTCGCCCAAGGCGCTGATGATCTCCTGCGCGGACTCGCGCATCGTGCCCGAGCATGTGATGCAGGCGGAGCCGGGCGACCTGTTCGTCTGCCGCAACGCCGGCAATATCGTGCCGCCGTATGCGACGCAGAATGGCGGCGTGACCTCCACGGTCGAATATGCCGTCGCGGTGCTGGGCATCCGCGAGATCATCGTCTGCGGCCATTCGGACTGCGGCGCGATGAAGGGCGTTGCAGGCCCCGCCGAGGCTCTGGAGAGCATCCCCAACGTCGCCGCCTGGCTGCGCCACGGATCGGCCGCGCGCGCGGTGGTGGACGCGAGCTATCCGGATCTCGATCCCGCCGCCCGCGTCCGCGCGATCAGCCTGGAGAATGTCGTCGCCCAGCTCGCCAATTTGCGCACCCATCCGTCGGTGGCGGCGGGCATCGCGCGCGGCGAGATTTCGCTGCACGGCTGGTTCGTCGACATCCATGCCGGCCAGGTGCTCGGCCTCGACGGCGAGACCGGCCAGTTCGTGCCGCTGCGCGAGGGGCAGGAGCTACCGGTCGCGCTGCGCGCCGGCCGCCGCCTCGCCGCCGACTTCCCGCTCGCCGTGGCGGCCGAGTGATGGGCGCGCTCCTCTCCAGATTGACGGGGGGCGGCAATCCGACGCGGGATTTCACCGCGTCGATCGTCGTCTTCCTCGTCGCGATGCCGCTCTGCATGGGCATCGCCGTCGCCTCCGGCGTCGCGCCTGAAAAGGGCCTGATTACCGGTATCATCGGCGGCCTCGTCGTCGGTTTGCTGGCGGGTTCGCCCTTGCAGGTCTCCGGCCCCGCCGCCGGTCTTGCCGTGATCGTTTTCGAGATCGTGCGCGAACAGGGACTCTCGGCGCTCGGCCCGATCCTCGTGCTTGCCGGCGTCATCCAGTTCGTCGCGGGGGTCCTGAAGCTCGGCGGCTGGTTCCGCGCGATCTCGCCCGCTGTGGTACACGGCATGCTCGCCGGCATCGGCGTGCTGATCGTCGTCGGCCAGTTCCACGTCCTGTTCGACGCCAAGCCGCTCGCCAACGGTATCGAAAACCTCTCCGCCATGCCGGGCCGCCTGTTCGGCCTGCACCCCGGCGATGTCTCGGGCGCGGAACTGGCGTTCGGCATCGGCCTGCTGACGATCGGCGCGATGCTGGGCTGGGAGAAGTTCCGTCCCGCCTCGATGAAGCTCGTTCCGGGCGCGCTGGTCGGCGTCGTCTCGGCGACGCTGGTCGCCTGGTTCGCCGGCCTCGACGTCACCCGCGTGGTGGTGCCGAGCAACATCCTGAGCGCGGTGGACGTGCCGAACGGCGGCTTCCTCGCGAAGCTGGGCGATCCGGCGATCTACGCGACGGCACTCGCTATCGCCTTCATCGCCAGTGCCGAGACGCTGCTGTCGGCCGCCGCCGTCGACAAGATGCACGACGGCGTGCGCACCGATTACGACAAGGAACTGCGTGCGCAGGGCGTCGGCAACCTGCTCTGCGGCTTCGCCGGTGCGCTGCCGATGACGGGCGTGATCGTCCGCTCCTCCGCCAACGTGCAGGCGGGCGCGACCTCGCGCCTCTCCACCATCCTGCACGGCACCTGGATCCTCGGTTTCGTGGCGCTGCTGCCGTGGCTGCTGCGCGAGATCCCGATGGCGGCGCTCGGTGGCATCCTCGTCGTCACCGGTATCCGCCTGGTGAGCCTCAGCCATGTGAAGCATCTGTTCCACCGCTACGGCCCGCTGCCCGCCTTCATCTGGGCGGCGACCTTGATCACCGTGGTGGCGGAAGACCTGCTCACCGGCGTGCTCGTCGGCCTTGGCCTTTCGCTGCTGGAACTGATCCCGCATGTCCGCAGGCTCAAGCTCGGCGTCCACGTCCACCAGCGCCGCGATGACGCCGAGGGGCATCATATGGAACTGCACGGCGCGGCCACCTTCGTGACGCTGCCCAAGCTCACCAAGGCGCTCGACGCGGTACCGCAGGACAAGGCGCTTACCCTTCATGTCGGCCGCCTCTCGGCGATCGACCACACGAGTGCGGAAATGCTCAACGACTGGCTGCAACGGCGCCGGGCGGCGGGCATGCGCATCGATCTCGCAGGCGAGAAAGGGCGCCTTCGAGGACTCGCGGCCTGACAGCGCGCGGGAAACACTTCCTTACGGAAGGGCAACCCGCGCGTAAGCCCCAGACGTCAGGCTGGCGACCATCCGGGCCGACTGCACCAAGCCTCGCCGACCGCTCGAAGGCAAGGCGCCCAGAGGTGTGGCGGCCCGGATGCAGGAGGAACATCCGCCACAACAAGAAGGGGTGTTCCATGAATTATCGATTGATCGCGCTGGCCGCCGGCCTGCTCGCGACCCCGGCTCTGGCGCAGGAAGCGCCGCCCAAGCCGTTCACCGTCTCCGGCTCCGTCGCCCTCGTGTCGGACTATCGCTTCCGCGGCGTCTCGCAGACCGACAAGCACATGGCCGTGCAGGGCGGCCTCACCGTCACCCACGAAACCGGCCTGTATGCGAGCGTGTGGGGATCGAACCTCGCCGGCTGGGGGACGTTTGGCGGCTCCAACATGGAACTGGATCTCGTCGGCGGCTACAAGCTGCCGGTCGGCGGCGCCACGATCGACGCGGGCCTCACCTGGTACATGTATCCGGGCGGCGCCTCGAACACCGATTTCGCCGAACCCTATGTGAAGGTCTCCTCCACGCTCGGTCCGGTCACCGCGCTTGTCGGTGTCGCCTACGCACCCAAGCAGCAGGCGCTCGGCAACTATTCCAACACGCCCTACAGCCGTGGCCAGAAGGAGGACAATCTCTACGTGTGGGGCGACGCCAGCATGGGCATCCCCGGCACGCCGGTGACCGCCAAGGCGCATCTCGGCTATTCGCACGGCAATCCGGGGCTCGGGCCGAACGGCACGAGCGTGACGCCGACGGGCGAGTATCTCGACTGGCTGATCGGCGCGGACATGGTGCTGGGGCCGGTGACGCTGGGTGTCGCCTATGTCGACACCAACATATCGAAGCGCGAGAGCGCCTATCTTCAGCCCAATTTCAGCTCGACCAAGAACGGCTCCTCGATCGCGGGCAGTCGCGCGGTCTTCTCGGTCGGCGCCAGCTTCTGACCCTTCCGACATGGCTGCACGCGCGTCCGCCCCGCTGGCGGGTGCGCGTGCCCATATGGCGCGTCCCGTTCGGACATGGTGCGGAAAAGCACCTATCCTTTAAACGAGCGGCGTGTGATGCGAATGACTATTGCAGCACGTTGCATAATTGACCTACGCTCCCCTCCTACCGTCATCGAACGGATAAGGCACGCCGAGGATCGCCAAGCCGGCAATCACATCGAGCGGCCGCAAATAGGAGGGGAAGGGTATGTCGGAGTACGCCTTCAAGACATCGCGTGCGCATCTGCTTCGCGGTTCCGCGGTCATGGCGATGATGCTGGCCGGCCTCGCCGCCGGGTCTGTCCAGGCGCAGGATGCGGCTCCCGCCGCGGCCGCAGGTCCGGCCCCGACGCAGACCGCAGCGCCGCCGCCGCGGCAGGGCGGCCTCGAGGACATCGTGGTGACCGCCCGCAAGCGCGCGGAGAATGTGCAGGAAATCCCGGTCGCCATCACCGCGATCTCCTCGGCCCAGGTCCAGCGCCGCGATCTTACCAGTCTGGAGAAAATCAGCGCCTCCACGCCGCAATTCACGGTCGGTCGTGCCTCCAACGGCGCGGGCGCCTCGCTCACCCTGCGCGGCATCGGCTCGCCCTCGACCTCGATCGGCGTCGAGCAGTCGGTCGCGGTGGTGGTCGATGGCGTCTATTACGGACAGGGCCGCGTCATCAACGAGGGTTTCTTCGATCTCAACCGGATCGAGATCCTGAAGGGTCCGCAGGCGCTGTTCTTCGGCAAGAACGCCACCGCCGGCGTGATCTCGCTGACCTCGGCCGATCCGGGCAGCAAACCCGAATACATCTTCCGCGCCGGCTACGAATTCGGCGCCAAGCAGGGCTATGGCGAGGCGATCGCCTCCATCCCGCTCACCGACACGCTGGGTATCCGCGTCGCGCTGCGCGGATCGAAGATGTGGGGTGGCTATTACAAGAACGAGGGCACCGACACCACCTACACCACCACGGATGCGGCGACCGGTGTCAGCACCGTCCATGACGTCACCGCCTCGGCGAAGGATCAGCCGCAGGAAAAGGAGGCGATCGGCCGCCTGACGGTGAAGTGGACGCCGACGGACCGCCTGACCGTGAACCTGAAGGGCTCGGGCACCTATAACAACACCGCCGGCAACGGCTGGAACTATGTCGTCGCGCACTGCGCCACCGGATCGAGCACGCTCAACCCCAGCTACAGCTGCGGCGGCAACTTCGTGATCCATCAGGACAACATCCCGCTCGATATCGCGAAGGTGTTGCCCCATTCCAAGTCGGACGGTGC encodes the following:
- a CDS encoding pseudoazurin, with translation MKIKVLGLATVACAMLAVPATAKDITVQMKNQGAAGMMVFEPSFVQANVGDKVHFVPTDSGHNAEPITGMLPDGVSEPAGAMGKEYVLTISKPGLYGIKCKPHYSMGMVALVKAGKGASPNAAVAAAVKLPPLATKRMAPMLAQAK
- a CDS encoding EthD family reductase — encoded protein: MALLFVTYPAGGGSRFDRDYYVATHLPLVEKAWGPSGLRSARAYFPASEGSDPVAVAVLTFAEEAAIGAALASDATAGVLADLANFTDIAPVIQRGTAP
- the msrB gene encoding peptide-methionine (R)-S-oxide reductase MsrB produces the protein MADYRKTAEAVAALTPEQYHITQQAGTERPGTGALLYNKEPGIYVDIVSGEPLFASSDKYESGCGWPSFTKPIEPANVAELRDVSHGMIRTEVRSAHGDSHLGHVFPDGPIDRGGLRYCINSASLRFVHRDDMEAEGYGAYLPQVEEIG
- a CDS encoding response regulator — its product is MTAPAIVLVEDDPALRTLTTRALQENGYTVRPCATAPEMWRAMEQGAVDLVLLDIMLPGTSGIDLCRALRRESEVPIIFISAKGSEMDRVVGLELGADDYLPKPFGTRELIARVRAVLRRGGMDDRRTERGQGIAEFDGFTLNLPRRELLSPGGAVVDLTGAEFDLLVALADHAQRVIARERLIELSRTRMGDSSDRSVDVLVSRLRRKLSGEGREAPIITVRGVGYMLNAAVSRR
- a CDS encoding ATP-binding protein; translated protein: MRISVGLLGRLLTILLLTLAVEFVASTFLYERSSRALIRDDEAHRLAEHLVIARKLVSDRPWAERPAMAARLTTNRYDIHWAGQTQLGPANGTTRGEAFHRVIDWEPSLADSDLRVQLVAVGRRAQLFGALRLQDGTWLRFRAEAPIDDEQPGWHRILLAFLPALVLLILSTLLFRHTLRPMGMLARAAGRIGRGSGLTLPEAGPAEVRRVIRAFNAMQARIHQLITDRTQALAAVGHDLRTPLARMQLRTDSIADPTLRRAFEADVAEMEAMVGSLLSFLGGEDDPEKPVRTDVAVMAATIVDDAADRGGDATYIGQDHLEASVRPVGLKRAIGNLVENALHYGHCARVSAMIDGETLVVRVDDDGPGIPEDQLEAVLHPFSRLDPARSRNTKGLGLGLAIVVRAAEAEGGTLQLANRPEGGLRAELRLPLR
- a CDS encoding carbonic anhydrase: MNELIGRVFRFEKDVYSSRSELYGHLATNGQSPKALMISCADSRIVPEHVMQAEPGDLFVCRNAGNIVPPYATQNGGVTSTVEYAVAVLGIREIIVCGHSDCGAMKGVAGPAEALESIPNVAAWLRHGSAARAVVDASYPDLDPAARVRAISLENVVAQLANLRTHPSVAAGIARGEISLHGWFVDIHAGQVLGLDGETGQFVPLREGQELPVALRAGRRLAADFPLAVAAE
- a CDS encoding SulP family inorganic anion transporter — translated: MGALLSRLTGGGNPTRDFTASIVVFLVAMPLCMGIAVASGVAPEKGLITGIIGGLVVGLLAGSPLQVSGPAAGLAVIVFEIVREQGLSALGPILVLAGVIQFVAGVLKLGGWFRAISPAVVHGMLAGIGVLIVVGQFHVLFDAKPLANGIENLSAMPGRLFGLHPGDVSGAELAFGIGLLTIGAMLGWEKFRPASMKLVPGALVGVVSATLVAWFAGLDVTRVVVPSNILSAVDVPNGGFLAKLGDPAIYATALAIAFIASAETLLSAAAVDKMHDGVRTDYDKELRAQGVGNLLCGFAGALPMTGVIVRSSANVQAGATSRLSTILHGTWILGFVALLPWLLREIPMAALGGILVVTGIRLVSLSHVKHLFHRYGPLPAFIWAATLITVVAEDLLTGVLVGLGLSLLELIPHVRRLKLGVHVHQRRDDAEGHHMELHGAATFVTLPKLTKALDAVPQDKALTLHVGRLSAIDHTSAEMLNDWLQRRRAAGMRIDLAGEKGRLRGLAA
- a CDS encoding TorF family putative porin, producing the protein MNYRLIALAAGLLATPALAQEAPPKPFTVSGSVALVSDYRFRGVSQTDKHMAVQGGLTVTHETGLYASVWGSNLAGWGTFGGSNMELDLVGGYKLPVGGATIDAGLTWYMYPGGASNTDFAEPYVKVSSTLGPVTALVGVAYAPKQQALGNYSNTPYSRGQKEDNLYVWGDASMGIPGTPVTAKAHLGYSHGNPGLGPNGTSVTPTGEYLDWLIGADMVLGPVTLGVAYVDTNISKRESAYLQPNFSSTKNGSSIAGSRAVFSVGASF